Proteins from a genomic interval of Sugiyamaella lignohabitans strain CBS 10342 chromosome C, complete sequence:
- the NOP53 gene encoding Nop53p (Nucleolar protein; involved in biogenesis of the 60S subunit of the ribosome; interacts with rRNA processing factors Cbf5p and Nop2p and with the nucleolar proteins Nop17p and Nip7p; null mutant is viable but growth is severely impaired; GO_component: GO:0005730 - nucleolus [Evidence IEA]; GO_component: GO:0005730 - nucleolus [Evidence IDA] [PMID 10684247]; GO_component: GO:0005730 - nucleolus [Evidence IDA] [PMID 16043506]; GO_component: GO:0005654 - nucleoplasm [Evidence IEA]; GO_component: GO:0005634 - nucleus [Evidence IEA]; GO_component: GO:0005634 - nucleus [Evidence IDA] [PMID 10684247]; GO_component: GO:0005634 - nucleus [Evidence IDA] [PMID 11914276]; GO_component: GO:0005634 - nucleus [Evidence IDA] [PMID 16043506]; GO_function: GO:0003723 - RNA binding [Evidence IEA]; GO_function: GO:0019843 - rRNA binding [Evidence IDA] [PMID 16128814]; GO_process: GO:0000463 - maturation of LSU-rRNA from tricistronic rRNA transcript (SSU-rRNA, 5.8S rRNA, LSU-rRNA) [Evidence IMP] [PMID 15686447]; GO_process: GO:0006364 - rRNA processing [Evidence IEA]; GO_process: GO:0006364 - rRNA processing [Evidence IMP] [PMID 16128814]; GO_process: GO:0000055 - ribosomal large subunit export from nucleus [Evidence IMP] [PMID 16043506]; GO_process: GO:0042254 - ribosome biogenesis [Evidence IEA]), producing the protein MGESNRPAQKSQPSRKGKKAWRKHIDLDDVDEGLEEARQLERTLGTKDITSLDQSDLFTVDTQGDEGLKSKKDRENLKPLKADEILSRRSAVPALKAAHKKASSDNKKKNGKIQGVSGKELNRLMRVAGRDGNKSSAMATLESDGIIKHNNDLYDAWGDEPEVDTKSNLKSATASRVSYSKATVIPSTLTEAPEAVVPNAKAVDLPDAGRSYNPSIESWKDLLERENLKEEEREKQRIATKEEKERIEHLIATLDVKEVDSDSSEGENSEDEETNDQADDLVSVNKPVKVKTKTKTQRNKQKRHLERTKLQEQLKALKQQLRDLENLPRLLQEEAEKQKKREEERATAAANSDGKKRKKVHTRHSIIEPGLDIKLSDELEDCLRRLKPEGNLARDRFRSLQERGLIEARVPVAKKRKYTPKVTEKWSYKDIKL; encoded by the coding sequence ATGGGTGAAAGTAACCGTCCAGCTCAGAAGAGCCAGCCCTCGAGAAAAGGCAAAAAGGCATGGAGAAAGCATATTGATTTGGATGATGTCGACGAGGGTCTCGAGGAAGCCCGTCAATTAGAGCGTACTTTGGGTACCAAGGATATTACCTCGCTTGATCAGAGTGATCTATTCACTGTTGATACTCAGGGTGATGAGGGTCTTAAGTCAAAGAAAGATAGAGAAAATTTAAAACCGTTGAAGGCCGACGAGATCCTCAGTCGTAGATCAGCTGTTCCCGCTTTGAAGGCCGCTCATAAGAAGGCCTCGTCTGataacaagaagaaaaatggCAAGATTCAAGGAGTTTCTGGTAAAGAGCTCAACAGACTGATGAGAGTCGCTGGTAGAGATGGTAACAAGAGTAGTGCCATGGCTACTCTGGAGTCGGATGGAATCATTAAGCATAATAACGATCTGTATGATGCGTGGGGCGACGAGCCCGAGGTTGATACTAAATCCAACTTGAAATCAGCAACTGCTTCTAGAGTCAGTTATAGTAAAGCTACCGTCATTCCGAGCACCCTGACCGAGGCACCTGAAGCAGTCGTTCCTAATGCTAAAGCAGTCGACCTACCGGATGCCGGTCGTTCTTATAATCCATCCATTGAGTCGTGGAAAGATTTAttagaaagagaaaatctGAAGGAAGAGGAAAGAGAGAAACAACGAATTGCTACtaaggaagaaaaagaacgaATTGAGCATCTTATTGCCACTTTAGATGTCAAGGAGGTTGACAGTGATAGCAGTGAGGGTGAAAACTCTGAGGACGAAGAGACTAATGATCAAGCCGACGACCTGGTGTCAGTGAATAAACCGGTCAAAGTCAAGACTAAAACCAAAACTCAAAGAAACAAGCAAAAACGTCACTTAGAGAGAACTAAACTTCAAGAACAACTTAAAGCATTAAAACAACAATTACGTGATCTGGAGAATCTTCCTCGTCTGCTACAAGAGGAGGCtgagaaacagaagaaacGTGAGGAGGAGCGTGCTACTGCAGCTGCTAATTCTGATGGCAAGAAGCGTAAGAAGGTTCACACCAGGCATTCTATCATTGAGCCTGGTCTTGATATCAAGCTGTCAGACGAGCTTGAAGACTGTCTTCGAAGACTCAAACCTGAGGGTAATCTCGCTAGAGACAGATTTAGAAGTTTACAGGAGCGTGGTCTTATCGAGGCCAGAGTGCCTGTTGCCAAGAAGCGTAAATACACTCCTAAGGTCACTGAGAAGTGGAGTTACAAGGACATTAAGTTATAA
- the AVT6 gene encoding Avt6p (Vacuolar aspartate and glutamate exporter; member of a family of seven genes (AVT1-7) related to vesicular GABA-glycine transporters; involved in compartmentalizing acidic amino acids in response to nitrogen starvation; AVT6 has a paralog, AVT5, that arose from the whole genome duplication; GO_component: GO:0000324 - fungal-type vacuole [Evidence IDA] [PMID 11274162]; GO_component: GO:0000329 - fungal-type vacuole membrane [Evidence IDA] [PMID 20118605]; GO_component: GO:0016021 - integral component of membrane [Evidence IEA]; GO_component: GO:0016021 - integral component of membrane [Evidence ISM] [PMID 12192589]; GO_component: GO:0016020 - membrane [Evidence IEA]; GO_component: GO:0005774 - vacuolar membrane [Evidence IEA]; GO_component: GO:0005773 - vacuole [Evidence IEA]; GO_function: GO:0015183 - L-aspartate transmembrane transporter activity [Evidence IMP] [PMID 11274162]; GO_function: GO:0005313 - L-glutamate transmembrane transporter activity [Evidence IMP] [PMID 11274162]; GO_function: GO:0005215 - transporter activity [Evidence ISS] [PMID 11274162]; GO_process: GO:0032974 - amino acid transmembrane export from vacuole [Evidence IMP] [PMID 11274162]; GO_process: GO:0006865 - amino acid transport [Evidence IEA]; GO_process: GO:0055085 - transmembrane transport [Evidence IMP] [PMID 11274162]; GO_process: GO:0006810 - transport [Evidence IEA]), with protein MSYESLTPRSSEPTLAHHGGATITSSIINLLNTIVGAGILAMPFAYKANGIILGTIIIGLAGLTAGFGLYLQGLGSSFVPPGHASFFSLAKITYPSLAVLFDVAIAIKCFGVGVSYLIIVGDLMPQIMQSLNISKDILLDRNFWVAVSMGIVGPLSYLRKLDSLKYTSIVALVSVGYLVLIVVGHFIIGDTASQRGPIRVVEPSSLSAILQSLPIIIFAFTCHQNMFSVLNELTEATEDKFRTIITSSIGSSAGFYVIVGLCGYLSFGDNVGGNIIGMCKYFLGGGSASGGWGSAPDPGCARFASCWDRE; from the coding sequence ATGTCATACGAATCGCTAACGCCCAGGTCGTCAGAACCGACTCTGGCTCATCATGGAGGTGCTACTATCACCTCGTCCATTATCAACCTGTTGAACACGATTGTGGGTGCAGGTATTCTGGCCATGCCTTTTGCTTATAAAGCCAATGGTATTATATTGGGCACGATTATTATTGGTCTGGCAGGCTTGACTGCTGGTTTTGGTCTTTACCTCCAGGGACTGGGATCCTCGTTCGTTCCTCCAGGCCATGCGtcttttttctctcttgCCAAGATCACTTATCCATCGCTGGCTGTCTTATTTGATGTGGCTATTGCCATTAAATGTTTCGGCGTGGGTGTGTCATATTTGATTATTGTTGGAGACCTGATGCCTCAGATCATGCAGTCTTTGAACATCTCTAAAGACATTCTTCTCGACAGAAACTTCTGGGTCGCAGTGTCTATGGGCATTGTAGGACCTTTGTCGTACCTGCGAAAGCTCGATTCTTTGAAGTATACATCCATTGTGGCTCTAGTGTCTGTTGGGTATCTTGTTCTGATTGTGGTGGGCCATTTCATTATCGGCGATACTGCTTCTCAAAGAGGACCCATCCGGGTCGTTGAACCCAGCAGCCTGTCTGCCATCCTTCAGTCGCTacctattattattttcgcCTTCACTTGTCACCAGAATATGTTCTCGGTGCTAAACGAGTTGACCGAGGCCACTGAAGACAAGTTCCGAACCATCATCACCTCGTCTATTGGCTCGTCGGCCGGTTTCTACGTCATTGTCGGTCTCTGTGGTTACCTTTCTTTCGGTGACAATGTCGGTGGAAACATCATTGGCATGTGTAAGTACTTTTTGGGGggagggtctgcctccggcggctggggctccgccccagaccctggttgtgctcgcttcgcgagctgctgggaccgtgaGTGA